The following is a genomic window from Pectobacterium carotovorum.
ACTGTCAGCCAGAATCCCCATTTCATTGCTGCTGTGAAAGTTAGTTGTTTTTGTCAGATCACCTTTCGCAATGTGACGAATGTGTTCAACAATATTATTTAGCGGCCTGATTAATAGTTGTTGAATACCAATCCAGGAAATCAGAGCTAACGCAAAAACCAACACGATAATGAAACCAAGGATCCACAGCGCTGAGTCATAAGCTTCATCGTTTTTCACTATACCAGCCTGATAAAGTTTATCGCTTTCAGCTTTATAGGCGTAATACGCTTTTTCAAAGTTGTCCTGAAAACTTTGTGTCGGTTGCTCAATAAATTTTTTAAATTCCCCTGCATTCAAAAACTGAATTAATTCGGTTAACGCACCGTTAAGAGCCACATAATTCTCTTTTACTCCCCGGGCGATACTTTCATCCTGACGAGCATCTTGTGGCACTTTTTCATAGCGGGAGAAAAAATCGTTTGCTACGGACAGTTGCTTTTGAGCCGAAGCCAAAAGCTCTTTCCCACCGACACCAGCTCCCGTACCGCTTGCATCGAGCGCAAAACGCGTACCTGCCCGGTTAAGTGTATTGCGGGTCTGTAATAAATATGACCATGCTGAATCCAGTTCAGAACGCTTTTGGTTAATAACCTGCGTTGAGCTGAAGATATCCTTATCATTTTTTAATGCACTAAAGAATAAACCACCAGAAATAAGCTGAAGTGCCCCAAACAACACCAGTACAAGCATCAGACCTGTAACAACTTTTATACGGTTAAACATATAACGCCTTTTGAGTAGACCAACCACCGATGATATCGGCACTATTCTGGATATCTTTACGAATTTCTGAACTGACAAGGATACGACTAAGGAAGGTTTTCGGGGCTACTTTCGTAGCCCCAGAAGGCCGATGGATTAGGCTCTCAATACGCTATCAACCAGCGCCATTTCTTCGCTGCTCAACAGTTTTTCGATATCAACCAAAATCAGCATTCTCTCGCCCAGAGAACCCAAACCAGTCAGGTACTCCGTTGACAGGGTTACGGCAAACTCTGGTGCAGGGCGAATTTGGTCTGCGGTCAATGACAACACATCCGACACGCCATCAACGACAATACCAACAACACGCTGACCAAGATTCAGAACAATAACAACCGTATTGTCATCGTATTCAACATCCTGCTTGGCGAATTTAATACGCAGGTCAACGATCGGTACAATGACGCCGCGCAGGTTGGTAACACCTTTGATGAAGGAAGGTGTGTTGGCAATACGCGTTACCTGGTCATAACCGCGGATTTCTTGTACTTTTAAAATATCAACGCCGTACTCTTCGTCACCCAGCGTAAAAATCAGGAATTCCTGTCCTACTGTTTCGCCAGTTAATTTCGTGACGCTTGCAAGTCCAGTCATGTTTTCCACCCTTTATTAACGATCTGTTTTATTAAGCAGCAGTTTCAACCACACGCTTTTCACGATTAAGCGCTTGTAACGCTGAAACATCCACAATCAGCGCAACGCTGCCATCACCAAGAATGGTAGCGGCTGAAACGCCTGGTACCTTGCGATAATTACTTTCCAGGTTTTTAACGACGACCTGATGTTGCCCAATCAACTGATCGACCAACAAGGCATAACGCCGGCCCGCACTCTGCAGGATCACGACTATACCCTGAGTAGCATCCGTTTTAGCGCCATCCACATCAAAAATATGGAATAGCTCAACGAGAGGTAAATATTCACCACGAACTTGCAGTACACGCTCGCCACCAGCTAATGGGTACAGGTCTTCCGATTGAGGCTGCAGGGATTCCATCACAGCATTAAGCGGGAGAATAAAGACTTCGTTGTTAACTTTAACGGACATACCATCGAGGATGGCTAACGTTAATGGTAACAAGATTCTGATAGTTGTACCTTTTCCAGCCTGGAAGTGGATTTCGACATGCCCACCCATTTCCTGGATATTCCGCTTAACCACGTCCATGCCGACACCGCGGCCAGACACGTCTGTGACCTTCTCTGCGGTGGAGAAGCCAGGGGCAAAAATCAACATGCCCACTTCTTCATCAGACATCGTGTCGCTCACGGCCATCCCTTGAGACAGAGCCTTAGCCAGAATTCTTTCACGGTTGAGACCTGCGCCATCATCGATAACTTCAATACAGATGTTACCGCCCTGATGTTCCGCGGAAAGCGTCAGGTTACCCACCGCAGATTTACCTGCAGCAACGCGTTTATCTGGAGATTCGATACCGTGATCGAGGCTGTTGCGCACCAGGTGTGTCAGAGGATCGATAATACGTTCGATCAAACTCTTATCCAATTCAGTCGAACTCCCCATCAGCGTTAGCTCGACCTGTTTATCCAGCTTGGCAGCCAAGTCACGAACCAAACGAGGGAAACGGCTAAATACATATTCCATCGGCATCATACGAATGGACATGACCGATTCTTGCAGATCGCGGGCGTTGCGTTCCAACTGCCCCATACTGTTGAGCAGGTCACCATGTGCCACAGGGTCGAGTTCGCTTGAGCGCTGTGCCAACATAGATTGTGTAATCACTAACTCACCGACGAGGTTGATAAGTTGGTCAACCTTCTCAACCGCTACACGAATACTGGTATCACCGGTTTTTGCTTTATTTTTTCCATTTTCCGGTGCAGCTTGCGGTTTTGCAGCAGCTGGCGCAGACGGTGCAATTGGCGCTACCGGTGCTGGTGCTTCGACTACAGCCAGTGTCTCCACAACTTCAGCAACGACAGGTTGGCTGGCTACGGCAGATTTGAAGCTAATTTGCTCAGGTTCGAGAACAAAACACAGTACCGCACTAATATCGTCTTCACTTTCAGACGTGACCAGTGTCACTTCTACGCTAGTGTCGGTTTGGTGAGGATCTTTAACAGTTCCCAGATTACCAAGCTCTTCCAGCATCTGAGGTATTTCCTGAGATTTCAGGCCGGTTAATGCAATACGCATTTCACCTTTACCTGCAGCGCTAGAGGCCGGGCTGGCAGCGTTCTGTGTTGCAGCTGGTGCCTCTGCCTGGGCAACATCACCATCAGCTTTAGACTCCAGAGCGAGCTGGCGCAGGGCCTGACAGATATACTCAAAGCTTTCAGCATTGGGTTCCTGCGCGGTTTTATAAGCGTCCAACTGATCCTGCATAATGTCTTTTGTTTCCAGAAACAGGTTGATGATATCAGTGCTAAGACGCATTTCTCCGCGTCTTGCCCCATCGAGTAGGTTTTCTAAAATGTGTGTAGTTTCCTGCAATACTTTAAAACCGAACGTGCCTGCCCCCCCTTTGATGGAGTGAGCTGCTCGGAAAATCGCATTCAATTGCTCGGTATCAGGCTCTGACGGATCCAACAATAATAAATGTTGTTCCATATCTGCCAGTAATTCATCTGCTTCATCAAAGAACGTTTGATAGAAAGCACTCATGTCCATGCTCACGTGGTCACCTCTGCTGTGAATCGCGGCTTATTGAGAAGGCGTCGCCTGACTATCGGGCGCAGCAGGCAACGCGGTGGTTGGCTGCTGACGCTCTGGAGCAGGAACTCCATTAGTTGGTTGTGGCGATGCCCCACCACTTCCACTCGTATTATTATCACTATTTTCGGCAGCCGGAGTGGTAGGTTTAGGCTTATCCAACTCCATATTTTGTAAATTTTCCGCCTTGTCTATATTTACAGCAGAGCTTTCTGCATTTTCTTCTTCAATATCCTTTTGAGCTTGTCTGCTCAATACCAGCAAACTGATGCGTCGGTTAATCGCATCATTTCCACTTGTCGCCTGTTTGAGGTTCATTGTCGCAGCCATGCCCACAACGCGCAAAACTTTTCCATCAGACAAACCACCAAAAATAAGCTCTCGGCGTGATGCGTTGGCACGATCTGCAGACAGTTCCCAGTTACTATAGCCACGTTCCCCTGTCGTATACTGAACATCATCGGTATGGCCTGAGATACTCAGTTTATTGGGGAAATCGTTCAGGATAGGCGCTATAGCGCGCAGGATATCTCGCATGTAAGGCTCAACCTGTGCGCTCCCGGTTTTAAACATGGGGCGGTTTTGACTATCGATGATCTGGATACGTAACCCTTCATCGATCATTTCAATTAACAGATGCGGACGCAGTGCGCGTAGTCGAGGATCGGCCTCAATTAACTGATCCAGACGTTCACGCAATCTATTGAGTCGAACCTCATCCAGCTTTTTTTCCACGTTGTCTGTTTTGATGGCCTTTTTCACTTCACCATCTTGCTGGGTTGGATCGTTTCCTCCGCCCGGAATCGGGCTGGAACTGTCGCTTGATTTAGAACCTGAAGTTAACGCGACCTTTAACGGAGTACGGAAATACTCTGCGATTTGGGCCAACTGCATTGGTGTAGAAATTGCGATAAGCCACATTACAAGAAACAATGCCATCATTGCTGTCATGAAGTCAGCGTAGGCAATCTTCCAGGAGCCACCATGGTGGCCCCCATGTCCAGACTTACGCTTTTTGCGAATAATGGGATGTTGATGTTTCATGCGTTACTGTCCGACGCTTGCTGAGTCGGCGATTTCACACGACGAATGTGTTCTTCCAATTCGGTAAAGGAAGGACGCTCCGTTGAGTACAGCGTTTTACGACCAAACTCAACGGCAATTTGCGGTGCATAGCCATTAAGGCTCGACAGTAAAGTGACTTTAATGCACTGCAATACTTTGATTTTTTCTGCATTTTTCTGGCGCAGTAAAGCTGCCAATGGCGAGACAAAACCGTAAGCAAGAAGGATACCCAAGAAAGTTCCCACCATGGCGTGAGCGATCATCATCCCCAGCTCAGCAGCAGGTCGGTCAACATAAGCCAGCGAGTGAACAACCCCCATAACGGCGGCGACGATACCAAATGCCGGGAGACCATCCCCCATTAGCGTCAAGCTCGTCGCTGGCACTTCGCTTTCATGTTCAATCGTCTCGATCTCTTCATCCATCAGCGTTTCAATCTCAAACGCATTCATGTTGCCGCTGACCATCAAACGCAAATAATCGGTAATAAATTCAACGATGGTGTTATCAGCAAGGATATTCGGATAGCTTGAGAAAATTTCACTCTCGCGAGGGTTATCAATATCAAATTCCAGGGAAAGCATGCCTTGCTGACGGGATTTGGCCATCACACGAAAGAGTAAGGCCATGAGATCCATATACAGTGCTTTATTATACTTGGAACTTTTGACCAAAAGCGGTAACGCACGTAGTGTTGCTTTTATCGCCTTCCCATTGTTACCAACGATGAAAGCACCTACCGCCGCACCGCCGATAATCAGCAGCTCCGAAGGTTGATAAAGCGCACCCAAGGCCCCACCGACCATGAGATAACCGCCGAGTATCGAGGCCACAATTACGATATAACCCAATATAACCAGCACAAGGAATCCTTATAATAAAAAAGGTGGGCGGAAAGAGAGATAAAACTGCGGAGCCGTAGCCAGGACGTTCTTGAAGGAGAAATCTATCACCGCCTTCACAACCAACAGTGATAGATTCACAAATCGCTACAGACTCAGACTGCGTGTTTTACCTGTTCATCCAGCAGTTGAGGTATTATATCGGCAAGATTTTGCGAAAGTTTACGCTTTTTTACCGCTCTAGAAGGGGGTTGGCACAAACTACAAACAAAACTGTTTTTAGGTTGATGAGCATGAGTAATGAACATCCCTTTGCAGCAATTGCATGACGACAGTTGCAGCATACCGCTGTCAACAAACCGGACTAATGTCCAGGCTCGCGTCAATGCCAACAGTGGAGAATCGCTCTGCGGCGCACACTGTTCGAGATAAAGCCGGTAAGATTTAATAACCGCTTCTACACCACTGCACTGTCCATTCTTGATTAAAAAGCTGTATGCGTTGTAGAACATTGATGAATGAATATTCTGTTCCCAGGTCATAAACCAATCCGTTGAAAAAGGTAGCATTCCCTTGGGCGGCGGACTTCCTCTCAGTTCTTTATACAGTTTAATCAAACGTCCGCGACTTAACTGAGTTTCACTTTCTAACATCTGTAAACGAGCGCCAAGCGAAATGAGTTCCATTGCTAATTGGATATCTTTCGCTTCCTGAACAATACTTTTCTCCGCCATTACTTATGCCCTTTTCTTAGGCAGGTTTTCTTCTTTCGAAGTTAACTGTTGTAATAAGTGGCTCGACA
Proteins encoded in this region:
- the motA gene encoding flagellar motor stator protein MotA; its protein translation is MLVILGYIVIVASILGGYLMVGGALGALYQPSELLIIGGAAVGAFIVGNNGKAIKATLRALPLLVKSSKYNKALYMDLMALLFRVMAKSRQQGMLSLEFDIDNPRESEIFSSYPNILADNTIVEFITDYLRLMVSGNMNAFEIETLMDEEIETIEHESEVPATSLTLMGDGLPAFGIVAAVMGVVHSLAYVDRPAAELGMMIAHAMVGTFLGILLAYGFVSPLAALLRQKNAEKIKVLQCIKVTLLSSLNGYAPQIAVEFGRKTLYSTERPSFTELEEHIRRVKSPTQQASDSNA
- the flhC gene encoding flagellar transcriptional regulator FlhC, which translates into the protein MAEKSIVQEAKDIQLAMELISLGARLQMLESETQLSRGRLIKLYKELRGSPPPKGMLPFSTDWFMTWEQNIHSSMFYNAYSFLIKNGQCSGVEAVIKSYRLYLEQCAPQSDSPLLALTRAWTLVRFVDSGMLQLSSCNCCKGMFITHAHQPKNSFVCSLCQPPSRAVKKRKLSQNLADIIPQLLDEQVKHAV
- the cheW gene encoding chemotaxis protein CheW — encoded protein: MTGLASVTKLTGETVGQEFLIFTLGDEEYGVDILKVQEIRGYDQVTRIANTPSFIKGVTNLRGVIVPIVDLRIKFAKQDVEYDDNTVVIVLNLGQRVVGIVVDGVSDVLSLTADQIRPAPEFAVTLSTEYLTGLGSLGERMLILVDIEKLLSSEEMALVDSVLRA
- the motB gene encoding flagellar motor protein MotB gives rise to the protein MKHQHPIIRKKRKSGHGGHHGGSWKIAYADFMTAMMALFLVMWLIAISTPMQLAQIAEYFRTPLKVALTSGSKSSDSSSPIPGGGNDPTQQDGEVKKAIKTDNVEKKLDEVRLNRLRERLDQLIEADPRLRALRPHLLIEMIDEGLRIQIIDSQNRPMFKTGSAQVEPYMRDILRAIAPILNDFPNKLSISGHTDDVQYTTGERGYSNWELSADRANASRRELIFGGLSDGKVLRVVGMAATMNLKQATSGNDAINRRISLLVLSRQAQKDIEEENAESSAVNIDKAENLQNMELDKPKPTTPAAENSDNNTSGSGGASPQPTNGVPAPERQQPTTALPAAPDSQATPSQ
- the cheA gene encoding chemotaxis protein CheA, which produces MSAFYQTFFDEADELLADMEQHLLLLDPSEPDTEQLNAIFRAAHSIKGGAGTFGFKVLQETTHILENLLDGARRGEMRLSTDIINLFLETKDIMQDQLDAYKTAQEPNAESFEYICQALRQLALESKADGDVAQAEAPAATQNAASPASSAAGKGEMRIALTGLKSQEIPQMLEELGNLGTVKDPHQTDTSVEVTLVTSESEDDISAVLCFVLEPEQISFKSAVASQPVVAEVVETLAVVEAPAPVAPIAPSAPAAAKPQAAPENGKNKAKTGDTSIRVAVEKVDQLINLVGELVITQSMLAQRSSELDPVAHGDLLNSMGQLERNARDLQESVMSIRMMPMEYVFSRFPRLVRDLAAKLDKQVELTLMGSSTELDKSLIERIIDPLTHLVRNSLDHGIESPDKRVAAGKSAVGNLTLSAEHQGGNICIEVIDDGAGLNRERILAKALSQGMAVSDTMSDEEVGMLIFAPGFSTAEKVTDVSGRGVGMDVVKRNIQEMGGHVEIHFQAGKGTTIRILLPLTLAILDGMSVKVNNEVFILPLNAVMESLQPQSEDLYPLAGGERVLQVRGEYLPLVELFHIFDVDGAKTDATQGIVVILQSAGRRYALLVDQLIGQHQVVVKNLESNYRKVPGVSAATILGDGSVALIVDVSALQALNREKRVVETAA